From the Nostoc sp. PCC 7107 genome, the window GTGATAAACATAAACCCTGAACATTCACACTACCTCTGAGTCCAGAGTAAACAATATCATCTCTGATGAAGGGCAGTTGATAGAGATGAGAATTATCTTCGATTGCACCAATTTCTTGAGCAAAATCTAAAGCGCGTTGTTGCCAAAATGCAGCTAAATCATCGGGAATGCGTAATATTTTCCGGTGAATTTCGTTCCATAAATCTGCATCAGTTTGGCTTTGTAATTGTGCATCTCCTAAATATAAACTGAGTTCTGGGTCAGCATTCCAAGCATCGCGGAGATGATGTAGGTTTAACTCATCTGAAGATTGGCTGAGAATGGTTTCTTGTTTATATACAGGTTGCAATAAACTTTGGATTTCTTGCAATAATTCTGCACAAATTTCCGCACCAGGATCATGGGGTAATTCTGTATAGGCTTGGTTTAATGCAGACTCTAGTCCATGCAGGCTACAGCGGAGTAACCTGGCTAATTCGGAATTTTCTGTTTCTAATAGCTGACGTAGATGCTGCATGATGAGTGGGGGTTTGCATTATTTTAAACGCAGAGGGCGCAAGGTTAAGCGCAGAGTTACGCGGAGAAAATTCATTACTTTGCACCTTTGCGCCTTTGCGCGAAACAATTCATTATTAATGTATTCCACAGAAGGGATCGCGTTCTTTATCTACTTCGTTAGGTTGCAATTCTAACTCGGCACGATAAACACAACCTTCTTGTTTTAAACATTCTTGACTTGTGGATGTCCAGTAGGGAACTTCGCCGGGGTGCATCCGCAGAATACCTTTGTTGTCGAGGGTGACGCGATATTGACAAGGGTAGTCTGTGGTGACATCTGGCTTACTGAGTGAACCGATGCGTATCCATTTTTTTCTATTAGTTTCTGTGTCGGTTTGATAAACGTAAAATGTGTGTTGTCTAGTGTAAGGAAATGGTGGTAAGGAATTACTAATTAAACCCTGTCCTGGTTGGGGTGAACCATCGCGGAGGTAATGGAATTCGTGGAGGGATTTGTGATCATTTGAGTCGATTTCAAAGACTAAATGATAGGCATTTGGTTGATCAACGGTTGCTGATTCGATGACGTTGACGGCTATATCACCATCAGTTAAATCTTTATTTGTTCTTTCCACGGCGATATTCCATTTTAATTTACCGTCAGCAAATAAGGTGGCTTCGGAAGCTGCTGATATTGCTGAACCGACATCAATACCGGGAACATCTATTAAGTAATGGGGGTTGCCTTGACATAGCAAGACATTAAATTGTAATGTCTGGTCAATTTCAAATTGCACTTTGATTTTTCTGAGAAACTCTGCTTCTTCCATCCCCAATTTTTCCATGAGATGTTTACCGTCAAAGCTTCCCCAAAGTCTTAAATCACCGTCTTCGTAATCTTGGCGATAAATAATATTAGTTAACTGTATCCCTTGCCAACCGGTACGTACTTTGGCGACTGTTTCCCAAGGTGCAATTTGATAAAGTTCTTGTCCGGCTTTGAATACTGTTAATAGTTCGTTACTTTGGGTTTTGCGTTTGAAGTTGCAAGGTAAGTAATAAAATAAGTTTTTAACGTCAATTTCTAATTGATTTGCGCCTTTTTGAAGCAATGTTTTAGATTCTTCAGGGTCAAATCTGAGTCGGCGTAATTTCTCGGCATAACACGCGCCTGCGGAGGTGGCGAGTTTGGTAAATTCTAAAACAAAGGTAATGCGTTCAGGGTTCCAAACGAAGTAGGGAGACTTACTAAATTCTTGATAAATATGGCGTTGTACTAAGTCTAGATTGCAAGTTTTTCCTGAGAGAATTAACCAGTCAACTTTGTGGGTGTTCCAAGCATCAATGGTGTTATCTTCTGAACGCAAGCGGCTTTCCATTAAGCCTTTAGCAATACCAATTGCTTCTTTAATGGCAGATGTGGCGACGCGTTCAAATTGTTGATTATCTAAGGTGACAGAAATAGTATCTGGGTTAAGAATTTGATATTTAATGGCGCTTTGAGTGAGGAGTTCAGCTATTTGTTGCTCAGAGATTGTAAAGGTTAAAAGTGAATTTTCTATTGGTGATTTTTGTCCGAGTTTAAGTTTAGCTGCTTCTGCATAATCCCAAAGTGTGTAAAAGGTTTGTAGGCGTTGGGGTGCTTGTTGCCAACGAGTTGGTAAGACTTTTTCGGCTGTATCTAAGGCATCTTTATAAGCTGCGTCGCCTTCGGGATTTTCTCTATCTAGGCATTTTAATAAACTGCCTGTTTTGAATTTACCTTGGTCTAGAAAACGCTCGTTTAATTCGGCACTAATTAAGTCTTCGAGTTTTTCGCTGTCGATATCGCCACGGGTGACTGCTGTTAGAAGAAAATCTGCGATCGCAACTTTTAATAACCGGAATACTCGCAGGGTAATTAGTTCACCACCCAACTGTAAATGTCCTGATGAACCTAATAGTTTGGGAGTCAGTTTATAATACCTTCCACCTAAGCCTCGGTCTTCATTATTGGCAAAGAAGGGGGTTTTATCTTCTAAGGTTAATTCAATTAAAGCTAAGTCTGTTGTGCCGCCACCAATATCTAAAACTAAGACGTTTTGTGACCATTTATTGCCATCGCGGCGACAACGGGTTTTAAACGATTCAATGCCAATATTGAGATTACCGCCAAATTCTCGCCATAGGAAAAATATCGCTACGGAAACAGCTTCATCATAAGCAGTTTGGACATCATCAATGCCTAATTGTTCGACTAATTGCCTAACTTCTTTGCGAACTACTGGCGGTGCGACTGTGGGATAGGTAACGACTGCGGTTAAAAATTCACCTTCGGAAAATCTGCGTCTAGCGCGTTGGCGATAATCTTCTGTTAATTCTATTAAATGCGCCCAAGCTGCTTGAATTAATTGATTAACATTAATGTTAGCTTCCGTCTCATTTAAGATGACTGGAAATAATCTATTTTGTCCAAAATAACGCTTGGGTGAGTGGTGAAACCGGCTGATAATTTCTTTTAAAGAACTACTGGTTCCTTGAGCAATTGCTTTTTTTCTGTTGTCTCTTGCTTCCCGTCCCATTTTCAAGTTTAATACTTCCAAGTTAGAAATTTCTAACTCGCTGGGAATTTCAGTATCACGGCGGTCAATATCAAGAACGACGGGAATTAAATTTTGGGATTCTAATGTGGGAACGCGAAAGACTTCATGATATATTTGATATAGTTTTTTGCTGGCTGCCCGTTGAAATTTTTCGCTATTACCTAAACATAATTCGATTTGACGGATTGCTTCTAAGAATTTTTCTTTGTTATCACTTTCAAAAATTTCATTTAATCGGCTGGGTTCAATTTCTAAGTTTTTACTAATATCAATAATAAATTTCTGCCACTCAATTTCGCTGATATCGGGTAATGCTTCGGAAGCGGGAGAATTGAGCCATTGGGCTAGGCGATCGCGCAATCTTAATTCCTGTTCTCGTGGTAAAATTTCAGCGATGGGGATTTCTATCGGGTCGAACAGAGTGACGGTAGAATTCGACGTACCAAAATCTAAAGCAAACCATCCGGGAAATCTTTTTTGGGGTTGGCTATGCAGTTCTTTTTCAGGCGGATTTGGTAGTTGAAAAGGATTCATAGAAATATCTGGTTTGATTATTTGCTCTTCAGGATTTGTTGGTGTCCATAAATAGCAAGCTGCTTTAATTTGCTTTGGTTCAGATAATACTGGTTCTCCTGAAAAATCGGAATCAAAATACTCAACAATTACCTGTAATGTACAGTTAATTGGCTCTGTTAAAGGTTTTTCGAGTTTACAAGGATATTGTTCTAATTGCCCGATTTGGGAAATTTTTGGTGTGACAGCATCAAATGGTTTATATGCTTTTTGAATTTGTGATGGTAATTCGTGAGGAGTACCTTTGACAGAGAAATTAATCCGTGCAATGTGGGGGACGTTGTTCCCTATAGCTACTAGTTGAATGGTGGGAAGTTCTAAATATTCGTTGTCGTTAATTTGGATTTGGAAGCGTGGTGGAAGGCGAATTTCTACTGGCATTTTTTAGTTCCTTGAATTTCTGAATAAACCGCAGATGAACACAGATGTTTTACATTTCTCTTCTCTCTGTGTTCTCTGTGTCTCTGTGGTTCAATTTAAACAATATCTAAATAAGAATTAGTGGCGATTTCTGAGAGAATATTTAACCAAGTGGGAATCGCAAGTTTCGGTGGTGAATCGCCAGCGGCTAGGTATCTCAGCAATGCTTCTTTTTTGGAAATATTTTGTAGTGTGGGAATAATTTGGTCTAAGATACCTTCTATTTCTGAGTTGACTTGTTGATTAACTTCGCTGACATACTGCACCAGATGTAAACTGGCACTAGCAGTAATTTCATCTCGCAAACGCAAGACTAACATTTGATGATGGCTGGCTCTGGGTGAATTTTGGTTTCTTTCGGGCGACCAATCAAATATTTGACCAATGTTGTGTTTTTCGTCTTGACGTGCTAACGGAAACATAATTTCAGGGGCAATTTCTTTATCTTTGCTATTAATTTCTGCGAGAATAGCTTCTTTCCATTGATTAGGGTCACAACCTAACAGTAATTTATAAAATAAATCTGCTTCTTCACCACCAAATCCCAGTTCGATTTCTTGTTCCATTTCGGGAGTAAGAATTGTTTTGAGATAGTCCCTGGATTCGGCTATTTGATTGGATAGTTTACTTAATAAATCTACCACTGCTTGGCGAATGCGATCGCGGGCAAATATTTCGACTTCTTGCACAGTTTTTTCAAAGGTGGGATAAAAATCATCACTCTTTGTCGGCAAGGTATTATTGACTTTACTTCCTCTGTCGAATAACTTCCCGGCTGCGCCTTTGGTTTCGGCAATGGTAATAGCGCCATTGTTGGCTTTGTTAAATAATAAAGTCCACTGGTTCCAGTTGAGAATTTGAAACGTAATTTCGTCTTTTACTACCTCACTAACACCTATTCCTCGGCGGTCTTTGAGTGGTTCTTTACCTAATTCTTTTTGGAAGTTGCGGTAAGTTTTATCTAAACTATCAATGGCACTCCGCAAGTCAACTAATGTGGGACTATCGAGAGTTGGGATACCTTGTTCGTGAATTTCTTCAATAATATTTTTCAGGTTTTCTTGTTGTTGACGCACACTTTCAGCAGCGCGGCGAGTATCTTCATATAGTTGCTTGAGTCCGTGCGCCGCAACGTGACTTTGAATTAATTCGCGCAGTTTGGCAATACCGCCATCTTGAGCAAAGTAACCTAGTTTTCTACCAAGTTGGCTGCGTGCATCAGATTCTAGCAACCTTTCGCTTAAACTTGACCATTTTTGTTGTAATCGTTTTGAGCGTTCAAGGTAATTAGGATAATCTAAGTTACTTAAAAATTCTGCTGAACCTGCTTTAACACTACTGGAACGTTTAGATAATTCCGCTAGTCCTAGCAGGGGTGATAACAACACAATGCGGTCTTTTTGAGTGGTGAATGCACTTGCACCATCAATAGTTGTTTGCAGAACTTTGAGTTTTTGGACAACTTTGTCCTCATATAAAGGAGTGTTGGCTGTGCTGTCTTGGATGAGTTGGTCGAGTTCTCTTTCGCCGCCTTCACTTTCTAGGGGTAGCTGGTCAAAACGACCGACACCGACAAGAATTAAATCTTTCAGGTCTTGTCCTGGTCGCTGTTGCTGCATCATGGTGAAAATTTTATTGGCGCGATCGCTCCCTGGCGATTTACCATTGAGCAAGATTAAAATTGTCTGAACTTCCGCCAATTCTCGCAGCGATAAAAACGTATCTCGCGCGCCGGAATTCGCCGCACCCAACCCCGGAAAATCTAACAAAATAAATTCAGAAGCATCTGTTACATCCCAAATTTCCCGCGAGATTTTCACTTCAATATCAACTCGCCGAATTAAGGGGAAGCTGTTTTGTAATAACTTTGTGGCTAACTTTTGGGGTGGACTGGGTAAACGGATATGCGCTGGCGGTAAGTCTGCAAACCTGAGAGTTTGGATAGCCATTGGTTGTTCTGCCAGCTGTAAACCCTCCCGTGCTGTGGCATGATCAATCTGATAGCGCCCGCTACACATCGCCTCGCCATAGGAACTATAAGCACGCACAAATAACACCAACTCTCGCAGCAAATAGCGTAACTCTAAATTATTACTCTGATTCCATGCTTGCTCACACCAAGCCAGAATATCTTTGCCAGAGTTTAACTGCGATAGTTGTATAGGCACAAGTCCCGCTGCTGCTGACCTGCGGCTGGCTTCTGCTAACATATACCGCAGGCACTCTTTCACCCCTTCATGAGAAAGATACTCAACAGTAAAATTTCCCACTTGGGTAGTAACAAATTCATCTTGTGGGATTAAGTGAATCGCTGTAACGTTCCCTGTCGTGGGGTTTTCATTGACTGGTAACGCATCTGCATATCCGATTAAGCTACCTAATAATAGAGTTTTGCCACTACTAAATTCTCCCATCACACCGATTTTCACAGGCGAAGTCGCAAGTTCTACGGTTTTCTCAGCAGTTTCTCGCAAACGTTCCAGACATTCATCCAAACTGGCTGGAACCCAGTCTTCTTGTTTAGAAGGATACTGTGGTACAGAGTTAATTTTCTGGAGTATAAATTCGCCATACTCTTTAAAATTTGCTAACTTTTCAGATTCCATACAATAGTTACCGTTAAAAATAAAATTTATGTGAGTTTTATAACATAAAAGTTGCCAGCAGATGTGATGGTGTTCCGCATTTAAGTGAGGTACATCTTGCTGGTATCAAAGACTACAATGTCCCTGATGTAATGGTGAACTGTGATATCTATTTATTGGGAATTGGTTAGCATCTGGGTATATCTGTTCTCAAGCAAATAGCTATTTATTCTGTACGAAAACTGAATAACAGTCATTTTTAACCAAAATTTAACTTTATTACCCAGAATCTCATAGCGATGAGTATAGATGCACAAATCTGCACTGCTGTACAATTATTTTTTGATAATTTTTATGTTTGAAAAACTCTCCTGTGAGCAATGTCTACAGCTTAAAAATTAGGATTTAAGCTAATTTTTAACATTACCCACCTGAACTTAATATAGCAATCCTAAATGAGTCGTGAAAAACATAGATATGGAAACGAACCGCCAAGAACACCTTCGCGTAGCGTCTCGTAGAGAAGGACGCAAAGGTAAGAAAGAAGGAAAAGATATAAAAAATTTACAAATGATTTAGGACTGCTATGGCAATCCAGTTGCTGATGTAAAATTTAATATAAAGAATTATGGCAGAAATAAAGCTGTAATTTATCGTTGCTAATCCCATTCCGCAGCTTTTTTTTGGATAAAATCTACCATTTTAAGATGACGGCTAAATCTTAAGTCGAAATATTAAAATAACTTAATCAAGTCAAAGTTTACGCTATATCAATACCAATTTTGTAGTATTTTAAAATATTTTAATTTACAAAAAATTCAATATTAGTACTTAAAAATTTAAGCATAATTGATTTTGTAGCTGCAAATTTATGTTACATTTCTATTTACGCGAAACATTATTTACCCATTAATCCGACCCACTCTTAAGATAGATGTCTTACTACAGTGATAGTATTAAAATCACAATAGTAACTATTTATTTGTTGGTGTAATTTCGCAAGATGAAAAATAAATAGTTTTTAAAATTTAAGTTAGTTTTTCAGATTTTATATCATATTCTTCTCCTTAGAAGTAGGTAGGTAAAAGTGTTCTCTGAAAGGGTGCAAAACTTAAATCATAAAATTGATAAAAGCACAAAAATAGTGCAGAAACGCAGTAAAAAAAATCCAAGCGATCGCAAGTTAATAAACATAGCATTAGCAGATGCTAATCACGAACTAGAAACAAAAGTTGATTCCCAGGTAGCAACAGAATCAAACTCATTTCCGAAAACTTCTCAAATGCAAGCAATTTGGCAGATGCTTGCAGATATATACTTTCGGATTGATCCCCAAGGTATTATTTTAGAATATCAATCAAGCAAAACATATAATTTAATTAACCCATCAAGCATAGTTCCTGGTAAGCAATTACTAGAGTGTTTACCAAAATCTCTTGTCATCCGCTTTCATCAAGCAATCAATCAAGTTTTGCAAACTCAAGCTGTAGTCAGTTTTACATATAGTTTAGATTTAGGAGAAAGTAAGGCACATTTTGAAGCCCGATTATTACCCTCAGAATCACAAGAAATTATCGTACTTGTGCGTGATATCACCCAAACAGTACAAGCAGCTTTTATTGAGTGTGGTGATAATTTTCGGACTATTGTTGAAAATGCCAACAATATTATTTTTTCGCTCACCCCTGATGGTTGCTTTTCTTATGTATCTTCCAACTGGACTGAGATTTTAGGCCATGAAGTAGCAGAAGTTGAAGGTCAGCCTTTTGCGGGCTTTGTACATCCAGAACATTTATCAACTTGTGTAGATTATTTCACCACAGTTTTCACCACAGGTCAACAGCAAGACGCAATTGAATATCGTGTGAAACATAAAAATGGTAATTGGCAATGGCATAGTTGCTACTTATCAGCCATCAAAGATGCCACTGGTAATATTATTTACTTTGTTGGTATTTGCCACGATATTACAGTTCGCAAACAAGAAGAACTACGGCGACAGCGTACAGAAAAAGCTTTAAGAAAATCAGAAGCCAAGTTTCGCGCTAAAACTCAACAACTAGAAGAAGCGCTGCGACAATTGCAACAAACTCAGGCTCAACTGATTCAGTCAGAAAAAATGTCCAGTTTGGGACAATTGGTAGCAGGTATTGCTCACGAAATCAATAACCCTGTAAATTTCATTTATGGCAATGTGAAATATGCCAACGATTATGTCCAAGATTTATTACATTTAATTGAACTTTATCAGCAATACTTTTACCCGCCAGCACCAGAAATTCACCAGCAAATTTATGCAGTTGATTTAGATTTTATCCGCCAAGATTTGCCTAAAGTCTTAGATTCAATGAATAGTGGAGCAGAACGCATTCGTCAGATTGTTTTGTCTTTACGCAATTTCTCACGGGTTGATGAAGAGGGCATGAAACTAGCGAATATCCACGAAGGTATAGATAATGCGCTGCTACTATTGCAAAATCGCCTGAAATTTCAACCACAATCTCCAGAAATTGAGGTGATTAAAGAGTATGGTGATTTACCACAGGTGATGTGCAATCCTGGACAGATAAATCAGGTATTTATGAGCTTGTTAACAAATGCCATTGATGCTCTAGAAGAAGTCACCATTTCCAATCCACAAATTCAGATTCGCACCTACTTGCAAGTAGACGATCGCATCACTATTAGTATTACTGACAACGGGCCAGGAATCAATGAAAAAATCCGCGATCGCATCTTTGACCCCTTCTTTACCACTAAAGCTGTAGGTAAAGGTACAGGTATGGGATTATCAATTAGCTATCAAATTATCGTTAAAAAGCACCGTGGGGAATTACATTGTATTTCCACAATAGGAGCAGGAACTGAGTTTTTAATTAGCATACCCACACTAGTAGAATAAGGCAAAAGGAATAATATTTAGTTGATTAAGCTTTTACCTATTTTAAGATTGTAGCTTTACGCTTATTGTTGTGCTTGGGCGATCGTCAAAGTCAAACTAACTTCCTGACCATAGGCAACCTCAAGTTGATAACCATCAGGATCACGGATAAAAGCCCAGTAACCAACGGGAGAACCCCAATCATGCGGGCCTTCTTGCAATAAACCTTCTGATTTCGCCTCATTACAAAGATAATCTACTTCCTCACGGCTTTGACAGGCTACACCAAGATGAAACCCAGATGAAGGTTGACATTGTGATTGATCTAATTGCAGTAACACAATCACAAATGGTCGAGTTAAATCGCTAATCCAAGCAACTTCAAATTGATTAGTTTCATCGGTGCGACGATGTACCACTTTCATTCCAGCATACTTCTGATAAAAAGCGATGCTTTTATCGATGTCGGTGACTCCCAGCGCAATATGAGTAAAGCCAATATCTGCCATTATTTGTTTCCTGAACGCATCAAAAATATAACTTTGGGGCTAACTTATCAATTCTCTCTGTGCTTCTGCGACTCTGCGTGAACCTGAAACATTTTTCAATGCAAAGGTAAACAGAGTTTTAAATAACTTCTGTAGGAAAGCAAACCTCGATCGCTTTTTCGACTAAATCAAGACCTCTACACACCACCATATTCCGCCAAGTCATATCTGCTGGTGCAAACACTTCTGCCAATCTTTGGCGCGTCCATTTTTTAGAAGGGTGTTCTGGCAAAGAATAGAAATGGGCGCGATTTTCTGCCCGTAAGGCTTCTACTACTTGAATAACTGGGTAAGTACCAAACTCAGCCGTGAGAAACTTGTAATTACATTGGGGAAACATCGCCTGACACCAAGTTCCTAAACCCCCACGAAATTTATACATCTTCCCGTCTGGTTGATAAGGTTCGACGACATCAGCACCAAACTTTTCGATTAACCATTGGGCTGATGCTGAATCTGAAAGGTCATTAATAAACAGTTTATAAGTCGCTTTTTTACCTAAACCAGTGTGTAAATCAATATGCAGAACATTTTTGGCATTACCAATCCATCGAGGAAGATGAGCCGCTAATATTTGATATGTTTTTGATGGTCTGTTTCCACCAAAAAATAGCCCTTGAGGAAAGTCGTATTGACCTACAGGTAAGGTATTGATTAAAGAATTAATGCCGTGACGGAAAATAGTAGCGATCGCTTTCATCAAAAACGGTTCAAAAGGCGATGGCGGTGAAGTAGGGTTAAAGAACGTATCCAAGTCCCCGTACTTTTCAGGACTACCTGTATATTCCTCATGGGGTAGTAGGAAATTACGGTTAAGATCAATATTTTCCTCATTCCCACGCCTTCCCCAGGCAAAACCATAGGGATTTAAAGCGTGTAACAACACCAAAGCTGTTCTTGGGCTGGGACTCCAACCAATCAAACGTTCTTCTAACAACGCACATTGAACAGCAGAACCAAAAAAACCCTCAACCCCATGCAAGCCACTAGAAACAACCAAAATTTGCTCAGGTTGGGAGGTTCCTAATATTGCCACATCAATAGTTAAATCCTCTTCATCGGGGCCTGTTTGGTCAATAGAATATGTTTCTAATTGGCAACCCAATGCTTGTGCTGCTGCACAGAAACGGTATCTTGCAGTAGCG encodes:
- a CDS encoding VOC family protein — encoded protein: MADIGFTHIALGVTDIDKSIAFYQKYAGMKVVHRRTDETNQFEVAWISDLTRPFVIVLLQLDQSQCQPSSGFHLGVACQSREEVDYLCNEAKSEGLLQEGPHDWGSPVGYWAFIRDPDGYQLEVAYGQEVSLTLTIAQAQQ
- a CDS encoding DUF2817 domain-containing protein; the protein is MSYASGFSPNYATARYRFCAAAQALGCQLETYSIDQTGPDEEDLTIDVAILGTSQPEQILVVSSGLHGVEGFFGSAVQCALLEERLIGWSPSPRTALVLLHALNPYGFAWGRRGNEENIDLNRNFLLPHEEYTGSPEKYGDLDTFFNPTSPPSPFEPFLMKAIATIFRHGINSLINTLPVGQYDFPQGLFFGGNRPSKTYQILAAHLPRWIGNAKNVLHIDLHTGLGKKATYKLFINDLSDSASAQWLIEKFGADVVEPYQPDGKMYKFRGGLGTWCQAMFPQCNYKFLTAEFGTYPVIQVVEALRAENRAHFYSLPEHPSKKWTRQRLAEVFAPADMTWRNMVVCRGLDLVEKAIEVCFPTEVI
- a CDS encoding ATP-binding protein, yielding MQKRSKKNPSDRKLINIALADANHELETKVDSQVATESNSFPKTSQMQAIWQMLADIYFRIDPQGIILEYQSSKTYNLINPSSIVPGKQLLECLPKSLVIRFHQAINQVLQTQAVVSFTYSLDLGESKAHFEARLLPSESQEIIVLVRDITQTVQAAFIECGDNFRTIVENANNIIFSLTPDGCFSYVSSNWTEILGHEVAEVEGQPFAGFVHPEHLSTCVDYFTTVFTTGQQQDAIEYRVKHKNGNWQWHSCYLSAIKDATGNIIYFVGICHDITVRKQEELRRQRTEKALRKSEAKFRAKTQQLEEALRQLQQTQAQLIQSEKMSSLGQLVAGIAHEINNPVNFIYGNVKYANDYVQDLLHLIELYQQYFYPPAPEIHQQIYAVDLDFIRQDLPKVLDSMNSGAERIRQIVLSLRNFSRVDEEGMKLANIHEGIDNALLLLQNRLKFQPQSPEIEVIKEYGDLPQVMCNPGQINQVFMSLLTNAIDALEEVTISNPQIQIRTYLQVDDRITISITDNGPGINEKIRDRIFDPFFTTKAVGKGTGMGLSISYQIIVKKHRGELHCISTIGAGTEFLISIPTLVE
- a CDS encoding virulence factor SrfB, with product MPVEIRLPPRFQIQINDNEYLELPTIQLVAIGNNVPHIARINFSVKGTPHELPSQIQKAYKPFDAVTPKISQIGQLEQYPCKLEKPLTEPINCTLQVIVEYFDSDFSGEPVLSEPKQIKAACYLWTPTNPEEQIIKPDISMNPFQLPNPPEKELHSQPQKRFPGWFALDFGTSNSTVTLFDPIEIPIAEILPREQELRLRDRLAQWLNSPASEALPDISEIEWQKFIIDISKNLEIEPSRLNEIFESDNKEKFLEAIRQIELCLGNSEKFQRAASKKLYQIYHEVFRVPTLESQNLIPVVLDIDRRDTEIPSELEISNLEVLNLKMGREARDNRKKAIAQGTSSSLKEIISRFHHSPKRYFGQNRLFPVILNETEANINVNQLIQAAWAHLIELTEDYRQRARRRFSEGEFLTAVVTYPTVAPPVVRKEVRQLVEQLGIDDVQTAYDEAVSVAIFFLWREFGGNLNIGIESFKTRCRRDGNKWSQNVLVLDIGGGTTDLALIELTLEDKTPFFANNEDRGLGGRYYKLTPKLLGSSGHLQLGGELITLRVFRLLKVAIADFLLTAVTRGDIDSEKLEDLISAELNERFLDQGKFKTGSLLKCLDRENPEGDAAYKDALDTAEKVLPTRWQQAPQRLQTFYTLWDYAEAAKLKLGQKSPIENSLLTFTISEQQIAELLTQSAIKYQILNPDTISVTLDNQQFERVATSAIKEAIGIAKGLMESRLRSEDNTIDAWNTHKVDWLILSGKTCNLDLVQRHIYQEFSKSPYFVWNPERITFVLEFTKLATSAGACYAEKLRRLRFDPEESKTLLQKGANQLEIDVKNLFYYLPCNFKRKTQSNELLTVFKAGQELYQIAPWETVAKVRTGWQGIQLTNIIYRQDYEDGDLRLWGSFDGKHLMEKLGMEEAEFLRKIKVQFEIDQTLQFNVLLCQGNPHYLIDVPGIDVGSAISAASEATLFADGKLKWNIAVERTNKDLTDGDIAVNVIESATVDQPNAYHLVFEIDSNDHKSLHEFHYLRDGSPQPGQGLISNSLPPFPYTRQHTFYVYQTDTETNRKKWIRIGSLSKPDVTTDYPCQYRVTLDNKGILRMHPGEVPYWTSTSQECLKQEGCVYRAELELQPNEVDKERDPFCGIH
- a CDS encoding dynamin family protein, encoding MESEKLANFKEYGEFILQKINSVPQYPSKQEDWVPASLDECLERLRETAEKTVELATSPVKIGVMGEFSSGKTLLLGSLIGYADALPVNENPTTGNVTAIHLIPQDEFVTTQVGNFTVEYLSHEGVKECLRYMLAEASRRSAAAGLVPIQLSQLNSGKDILAWCEQAWNQSNNLELRYLLRELVLFVRAYSSYGEAMCSGRYQIDHATAREGLQLAEQPMAIQTLRFADLPPAHIRLPSPPQKLATKLLQNSFPLIRRVDIEVKISREIWDVTDASEFILLDFPGLGAANSGARDTFLSLRELAEVQTILILLNGKSPGSDRANKIFTMMQQQRPGQDLKDLILVGVGRFDQLPLESEGGERELDQLIQDSTANTPLYEDKVVQKLKVLQTTIDGASAFTTQKDRIVLLSPLLGLAELSKRSSSVKAGSAEFLSNLDYPNYLERSKRLQQKWSSLSERLLESDARSQLGRKLGYFAQDGGIAKLRELIQSHVAAHGLKQLYEDTRRAAESVRQQQENLKNIIEEIHEQGIPTLDSPTLVDLRSAIDSLDKTYRNFQKELGKEPLKDRRGIGVSEVVKDEITFQILNWNQWTLLFNKANNGAITIAETKGAAGKLFDRGSKVNNTLPTKSDDFYPTFEKTVQEVEIFARDRIRQAVVDLLSKLSNQIAESRDYLKTILTPEMEQEIELGFGGEEADLFYKLLLGCDPNQWKEAILAEINSKDKEIAPEIMFPLARQDEKHNIGQIFDWSPERNQNSPRASHHQMLVLRLRDEITASASLHLVQYVSEVNQQVNSEIEGILDQIIPTLQNISKKEALLRYLAAGDSPPKLAIPTWLNILSEIATNSYLDIV